ATGATTGTAATGCTTGTGGTTTGTGTGTAAACACATGTCCGCAAGATTGCATAACAAGAGGAAATACCTATAAGATTAATCAGGAAAATTGTTTACACTGTGGTAATTGTATGGAGGTTTGTCCTGCAGAAGCAGTTATTAATGAAGAAAAATAAAATATAGTAAGAAAATTAAAATATCATGACAAAAAAAATTAGCAGATACCCGATACCAGAACTTAACGAATTACCAGAAGATATTCAAGCAATTCATAATGGAGCACAAGAGCAATTTGGATTTGTCCCTAATGTAGTAAAAGCTCTTTCGCATCGTCCGGAACAATTACGTGCTTTTTTGGCTTATAACGATGCTTTGGTAAAAAAAGACAGCGGATTAACAGTAGCCGAAAAAGAAATGTTAATTGTAGCTTTTTCAGCTAAAAACGGCTGTTCGTATTGTGTACAATCGCATGGAGCTGCATTGCGTGGAGCTTCAGGAAATCCTTATGTTGCCGATCAGCTTTCTATTAACTACAA
This genomic interval from uncultured Marinifilum sp. contains the following:
- a CDS encoding peroxidase-related enzyme (This protein belongs to a clade of uncharacterized proteins related to peroxidases such as the alkylhydroperoxidase AhpD.) — protein: MTKKISRYPIPELNELPEDIQAIHNGAQEQFGFVPNVVKALSHRPEQLRAFLAYNDALVKKDSGLTVAEKEMLIVAFSAKNGCSYCVQSHGAALRGASGNPYVADQLSINYKEADITERERAMIDFGMKVTFDSASVNEKDFETLKAHGFSNEDIWDIAATTAFYNMSNRMMSFLAVHPDEEFYTMGR